In the genome of Streptomyces aquilus, the window CTCCAGGGGTTGCTGGTCAAGGACCCGGTGCGCAGGTCGTCGCCGGAGGCGGTGGCGCGGGGGCTGGAGCGGGTGGTGCGAGGGGCTTCGCCGGGGTGGCCCGCGGCGGCGGGAGAGGCGGGTGCGGGCGTCGGCGCCGGGTCGGCGGCGGGGTTCGGCGCGCCGCCTGGATTCGGGCCGCCGGCCGGTGGGTTCGGTGCGGGCGAGGGGGCGGACGTGCAGCCGGTCGGCTCCGGTGCCGCTCCGGGGGGCGGGCTGATCGACGGCCCACCGCCGGGGTACGTCGCGAGTACGTCGCCGGGGTGGGGCGGTGGCGCGGACGGCGGTGGCGGTGGCGGCGGTGCGGGACCTGGGACGCCGGGCGCCCCGCGGACGCCGGGTACTCCGCAGACACCCGGGACGCCACAGACACCGGGCACGCCGGGTGGGGGCTTCACGCCGGGTGCTCCGCCGTCGTCGGGCGGGGTCTTCACGCCCGGTGCCCCGCAGACGCCGCACACCCCGGGAGCCGCGTCCGGCAGCGGTGGGGCGGCCACGCCGGGTGGGGCGGCCGGGGCCGCGTACGACCCGTGGCGGCAGGCCGCCGCTCCTCAGCGGCCGTCCTCACCCTCGCCCGAACCCGGCAACCCTTATGCGCAAGGGCCCTATGCGAGCGGCGGCCCCGCGCCCTACGGTCCCTACGCGGGCGGCGGCGCCCCGTCGCCGTACGGGAGCAGCGCGACGCCGCCCTACGCCGGCGCCTCGACGCCTCCCCACGCCGGCGGTCCGACGCCGCCCTACGCCGGCAACCCCGCCGTCGCCGCAAGCCCCACCCAGCCCTACCTGGGCGGCACTTCCGGGGCCGGCTGGGGCACGGGTGGGCCGGGGATGCCCGGAGCCGGCCCGCCCTCCGGGGGCAAGAAGCGGCTCGCGCTGGTCGCTCTCGTCGTGGCCGCCGTCCTCGTCGTCGCCGGCGGCACCTGGCTGGCCGTCTCGCTGACCCAGGACAGCGGCGGCGGAGACACGAACAACACGGCGAACAAGCCGCCCACCTCCAGCGTCCCCAAGAGCTCACCGCCGCCGACCGGGCCCGTGCTGCCGTACGGCGATGTCGTCGGCCTCAGCGAGCCGTTGGAGACCGGCGACTGTGTGCAGGCGGTCTGGTCGGGGACGCCGTTCAAGTCGGAGCCGAACCTCGGTGTGGTGGACTGCGCCGAGGACTGGCCGGACGGACAGGTCGTCGCCGTCGACACGGCCACCGACTACGCCGACGCGCGCGCGGAGGGCGGCCGGCGCTGCGCGAACCAGACGCGCGCCGTCGTCGACGCCCTTCCGGACGCGGCGCTCTACGCCGTCGTACCGACGAAGGCGGGCTTCACCGCGGCCAACAGCGGTACGGCATGTCTCGTACTCGGCCGCCATGCGGCGATAGGCGGTGAGGTCGGCCGACTTCGGGACGAGGGCACGCGGCTGTGGGTCGGTCAGATGAGCACCGGCGACTGCTGGATCTACGAGGAGCGGGACGACGGCTACGACGCCCCGCTCACCGACTGCGTGAAACCCCACACCGACCAGGTCATAGGCGCGGTTCAGGCACCCGAGGAAATGACCTACGAGAAAGGCAGGGACAACGCGACCAAGCTGTGCCGCAACAAATTCGAGTCGACCTGGGCACCGGGGTCGGAGCGCACCGTCTACGGCTGGGTGGCCGACGACGAGGACTGGAACAAGGGGTTCAAGAAGGCCGTGTGCACGGTGAGCCGGACCGACGGCGAGAAGACGACCGGAAAGATACCCGCGCCCGGTGCGGTCTGAGCCCGGCCGGGTCCGGCCGCCCCGGGGAGTCCACAGCCGGGTCGGTCCCGCGTTCACCTCGGGTTCGCCTGGCCGCCGCCCGCGCGTGTCAACCTCCCTGCCCGAGGGCACGTGCGGTCGGGAGAAAAGGGGCAGGGGGAGCCATGGAGAGCGGACCGGCGATCTTCGCTGGAGCGGTGTTCGCGCTGTTCGGAGCCGGGCTGCTGGCGTGGACCGCGGTCCGCGTACGGCACCGGGAACCGGTGGCGCACGGTGTGAGCCCGGTCGCATCGGCGATGATCGCGAGCTCCGCCGCGGTGATCGCGCTCGTCGTCGGCGCATGGTGCTTCACCCAGCTGTGACGACCATGGAAAGGCCGAGGTCCCGGTAATTGGGAGGGGGTCCTCCACTAAGGCTCGAAATGACCGGTGGGTACTCCGGGCGGCAGGAATGGCGGTAGTCGGGTTACCGTTCGAGTGGCCGTTGCGGGCTTTTCCCGTTTGACACGGGGGCGGGATGTACCGTCACACTCCGCAGCGTCACCATGACCCGACCCCGGGGACCGCCTGGGGAGGCCCCAGCGTCGACCGGAGAGAAGAGCGAAGTTGTCCCCGACCAGCGAGACCGCACACGGCGGCCGCCGACTCGTCATTGTCGAGTCGCCAGCCAAGGCGAAGACGATCAAGGGCTACCTCGGCCCTGGTTACGTCGTCGAGGCGAGCGTCGGGCACATCCGCGACCTCCCCAACGGCGCCGCGGAGGTGCCGGAGAAGTACACCGGCGAGGTGCGCCGCCTCGGCGTGGACGTCGAGCACGACTTCGAGCCGATCTATGTCGTCAACGCCGACAAGAAGGCCCAGGTCAAGAAGCTCAAGGATCTGCTGAAGGACTCCGACGAGCTCTTCCTCGCCACCGATGAGGACCGTGAGGGCGAGGCCATCGCGTGGCACCTCCTGGAGGTGCTGAAGCCCAAGGTCCCGGTCAAGCGCATGGTGTTCCACGAGATCACCAAGGACGCGATCCGGGCCGCCGTCGCCAACCCGCGCGATCTCAACCAGCGCATGGTCGACGCCCAGGAGACCCGCCGCATCCTCGACCGTCTCTACGGCTACGAGGTCTCGCCGGTCCTGTGGAAGAAGGTCATGCCGCGCCTTTCGGCGGGCCGTGTCCAGTCGGTCGCCACGCGGCTCGTCGTCGAGCGGGAGCGCGAGCGCATCGCCTTCCGCTCCGCCGAGTACTGGGACCTGACCGGCACCTTCGGCACCGGCCGCGCCGGTGACCCGAGTGACCCGTCGACCCTGGTCGCCCGTCTCCAGACGGTCGACGGCAAGCGGGTCGCGCAGGGCCGTGACTTCGACTCCCTGGGCCAGATCAAGGGCGCCAACACCCTCCACCTCGACGAGGCCAACGCCCGTGCGCTGGCCGCCGCGCTGGAGAACACCGACTTCGCCGTCCGCTCCGTCGAGTCCAAGCCGTACCGCCGCTCGCCGTACGCCCCGTTCCGTACGACGACCCTCCAGCAGGAGGCCAGCCGCAAGCTCGGCTTCGGCGCGAAGGCGACCATGCAGGTCGCCCAGAAGCTGTACGAGAACGGCTACATCACCTACATGCGTACGGACTCCACGACGCTCAGCGACACCGCTGTCGCCGCGGCCCGCGCGCAGGTCACGCAGTTGTACGGCGCCGACTACCTGCCGTCCGCGCCGCGGACGTACGCCGGGAAGGTCAAGAACGCGCAGGAGGCGCACGAGGCGATCCGGCCCTCGGGTGATCGTTTCCGCACGCCCGCCGAGACCGGTCTGACCGGCGACCAGTTCAAGCTCTACGAGCTGATCTGGAAGCGGACCGTCGCCTCCCAGATGAAGGACGCGACCGGTAACTCCGTCACGGTCAAGATCGGTGGCACCGCCGCCGACGGCCGGGACGTCGAGTTCAGCGCCTCCGGCAAGACGATCACCTTCCACGGCTTCCTGAAGGCCTACGTCGAGGGTGCCGACGACCCGAACGCCGAGCTGGACGACCGCGAGCGCCGGCTGCCGCAGGTCAGCGAGGGCGACCGGCTCTCCGCCGAGGAGATCACGGTCGACGGGCACGCCACCAAGCCCCCGGCCCGCTACACCGAGGCCAGCCTGGTCAAGGAGCTCGAAGAGCGCGAGATCGGCCGCCCGTCGACGTACGCGTCGATCATCGGCACCATCCTCGACCGCGGCTATGTCTTCAAGAAGGGCACGGCACTCGTCCCGTCCTTCCTGTCCTTCGCCGTGGTCAACCTCCTGGAGAAGCACTTCGGCCGGCTCGTCGACTACGACTTCACCGCCAAGATGGAGGACGACCTCGACCGCATCGCCCGCGGTGAGGCCCAGTCCGTGCCGTGGCTGAAGCGGTTCTACTTCGGCGAGGGCACCCCGGAGAGCGGCGGCGCGGCCGAGGCCGGCAACGGCGACGGGGACCACCTCGGCGGCCTCAAGGAGCTGGTGACCGACCTGGGCGCGATCGACGCGCGCGAGGTGTCGTCGTTCCCGGTGGGCAACGGCATCGTGCTCCGCGTCGGCCGCTACGGCCCGTACATCGAGCGCGGCGAGAAGGACGCCGAGGGCCACCAGCGCGCGGACGTGCCGGAGGACCTCGCTCCGGACGAGCTGTCCGTCGAGTACGCCGAGGAGCTGCTCGCCAAGCCCAGCGGCGACTTCGAGCTCGGCGCCGACCCGGTCAGCGGCAACCAGATCATCGCGCGGGCCGGCCGCTACGGCCCGTACGTCACCGAGGTGCTTCCCGAGGGCACCCCGAAGACCGGCAAGAACGCCGTGAAGCCGCGGACGGCCTCGCTGTTCAAGTCGATGTCCCTGGACACGGTGACGCTGGAGGACGCCCTCAAGCTGATGTCGCTGCCGCGCGTGGTCGGCGTCGACGCCGAGGGCCAGGAGATCACCGCGCAGAACGGGCGCTACGGGCCGTACCTGAAGAAGGGCACGGACTCGCGCTCGCTCACCTCCGAGGAGCAGCTCTTCACGATCACCCTCGAAGAGGCGCTCGCGATCTACGCCCAGCCCAAGCAGCGCGGCCGGGCCGCGGCCAAGCCGCCGCTGAAGGAGCTGGGCACCGACCCGGTCAGCGAGAAGCCGGTCGTGGTCAAGGACGGCCGCTTCGGCCCGTACGTCACCGACGGGGAGACCAACGCGACTCTGCGCTCCGGCGACAGCGTCGAGGACATCACCCCCGAGCGCGGCTACGAACTCCTCGCCGAGAAGCGGGCGAAGGCCCCCGCCAAGAAGACGGCGAAGAAGGCTCCCGCCAAGAAGACCGCCGCGAAGAAGGCCACCCCGGCCAAGAAGACGGCCGCCAAGAAGACCGCCGCGAAGAAGACGACGACGGCCGCGAAGAAGACCACCGCGAAGAAGGCGGCGGCTTCCAAGACGGCGTCGGAGGACTGAGACCGGCGGCACCAGGGGCTGTTTTCGGCCCTGTTGCCCCACTGAGGCTTCGCGAAACGAACGCCCCGGCATCACTTTGGTGTCGGGGCGTGCGCACGTTCGGACGGGCGCCGCGGTCTGTCGGTGCTGCCCGATAGGCTGAAAGCATGACGCGAGCCGAGCAGCCAACGGCCCACCACCCGGCCCCCGACGACGCCCTTGCCGCGGACTCCCGCGAGCGCGCCGTCCGCGCCCTGCTGCGCCAACCACAGCTGAAGAGGCTGTGGAGCGCCCAGCTGGTGGGCGGTGTAGGCGACGCCCTCGCCCTTCTGGTCGTGGTCGTCCTCGCCCTCCAGGCGGCGATCGCCGAGGGTTCCTTCGGGGGTGGGTACCGAGGGGTGGCGTTCGCAGTGGCGACCGTCTTCGGGGTGCGCATCCTGGCCACGCTGCTGTTCGGCGCGGTGCTCCTCGGCCCGCTGACGTCGCTCACCGCGCAGGAGGGGCCGCTCGACCGCCGCTGGACCATGGTCGGCGCGGACGGGGTGCGGGCGGCGCTGCTGATCGTCGCGCCCCTGTGGATCGACTGGACGCCGGAGAACGCGCTGGCGATGCTCCTGGTGACGGCCTTCGTCACCGGAGTCGCCGAGCGCTTCTGGTCGGTGTGCCGCGAGAGCGCGGCGCCCGCCCTGCTCCCGGCCCCGCCGCCGGAGGGCGCGACGGTACGACCGCTGCCGGACCACCTGGACGCGCTGCGCCGCCTGTCGCTGCGTACGAGCTTCGTGGCGATCCCGCTCGCCGCTGCCGCGCTCGTCACCGCAGCGCTCGTCAACAACCTTCTGGGCGCCGGGATCGACTGGTTCGACCAGCATCAGGCCGCCCTCGCCTCGTATGTCGCGGCGGGTCTGTTCGCCGCGTCGCTGTCCGTGCTGACCTTCCTGGAACTGCCCGACACGCGCACCCCGCGCGCGCGTTCGCCGCTGGAGGGCCTGCGCCGCCCCAAGACGGGCGCCGGCGTCGACAAGGGCCGCACCGGTGTGCTGCCGCTGCTGGTCCTCGCCTCCGCCGCCGTCGCGGGCGCGGTCGCCGCGGCCGTCGCCGTGTCCGTGCTGCACGCCAAGGACCTGGGCGGCGGGCCGGTGACGTACGGCCTGCTGGTGCTCGCGCTGACCGGTGGGGTCGTCGTCGGCATCCGTACGGCGCCCAAGGTGCTGGTCTCGCTGTCGCGCCGCCGGCTGCTCGCGCTGGCGATCGCCTTCACCGGCGTCGCCCTGCTGGCCGCGGGCCTGGTCCCGGACGTCACCACCGTCCTCCTGATCGTCGTGCTCGCCGGCATCGGCGCGGGCGTGGCCGCCAACACCGGGCACGCGCTGCTCGACCAGGAGACCGAGGACTACCGCCGCCCCCGCACGACCGAGCATCTGCACGCGGTCGTACGGGTGTTCGTGGCGCTCGGCGCGGTCATCGCCCCGCTGGTCGCGGCGCTGATCGGGCCGCACCGGCTGGAGAGCGGCAAGTTCGTCTTCGCGCACGGCGGGGCCGCGTTCACGCTGATGCTGGTCGGCGCGCTGCTGCTGCCGGTGGCCGCGCTGGTGCTTGCCAAGGTCGACGACCGCTCCGGAGTGCCGCTGCGGCACGACCTGCGGGACGCGCTGCTCGGCGGCGACGACCCGGTGACGGCGCCCATGGCGACCGGCTTCTTCATCGCCCTGGAGGGCGGCGACGGCGCCGGGAAGTCCACCCAGGCCGAGGCGCTCGCCGAGTGGATCAGGGCCAAGGGGCACGAGGTGGTGGTCACGCGCGAGCCGGGCGCGACGCCGGTCGGCAAGCGGCTGCGGTCGATCCTGCTCGACGTGTCCTCGGCCGGTCTGTCGCACCGCGCGGAGGCGCTGCTGTACGCGGCGGACCGCGCGGAGCACGTGGACACCGTCGTCCGGCCCGCCCTGGAGCGCGGCGCGGTCGTCATCTCCGACCGGTACATCGACTCGTCGGTGGCCTACCAGGGCGCGGGCCGTGACCTGTCCCCGACCGAGATCGCCCGCATCAACCGCTGGGCCACGGACGGACTGGTCCCGCATCTGACCGTCCTGCTCGACGTCTCCCCGGAGATCGCCCGGGAGCGGTTCACCGAGGCCCCCGACCGGCTGGAGTCGGAGCCGGCGGAGTTCCACGCGCGCGTGCGCTCCGGGTTCCTGACGCTCGCCGCGGCCGACCCCGGCCGGTACCTGGTGGTGGACGCGGGCCAGGAGCCCGAGGCCGTCACCACCGTCGTACGCCACCGGCTCGACCAGATGCTGCCGCTCTCCGAGCAGGAGATCCGCGAGCAGGAGGAGGCCCGGCGCAAGGCCGAGGAGGAAGCGCGCCGCAAGGCCGAGGAAGAGGCCGCGCGCAAGGCCGAGGAAGAGCGGCTGGAGCGGGAGCGCCAGGAGCAGCTGGAGCGGCTGCGCGCCGAGGAGGAGGAGCGCAAGCGGCGCGAGCTGGAGGAGGCCCAGCGGCGCGAGGCGGAACGCCAGGCGGAGGAGGCTCGGCTGCGGGCCGAGGAAGCGCGTAAGCGGGCCGAGGAGGAGCGGCAGCGGCTGCTCGCCGAGGAGAAGGCCCGCGCGGAGGAAGAGGCGCGCCGCAAGGCCGAGGAGGAGCGGCGGCGCAAGCAGGCCGAGGAGGAGGCGCGGCTGCACGCCGAGGCCGAGGCGCGGCGCCTGGAGAAGCAGCGCAAGGCCGAGGAGGCGTTGCTGCGGGCCGAGGAGGCGCGGCGACTCGCCGAGCAGGCGTACGCGGCGGCCGAGGCGGGCCCGAAGAAGCCGACGCCGCCCGCGGTGGCCCCGGACGCGGCGACCGTGCCCACGCCGGTGGTGACGCCGACGAACGCGTCGGGCGGGCCCGTGGAGGAGACGGCGGTCCTGCGGAAGGTGTCCGAGGGGGCGGACGCGGATGGGGACGCCGGTGAGGGCCGGGGTTCGGAAGGGCGTGGCTCCGGTGGGCGTGCGGCCGAGGGGCGTGGCGCCGCGGGTCGTGGCTCCGAGGGGCGGGTTCCTGACAACGAGGTGACCGCCGAGCTGCCCAAGCCTCCGCCGGCTTCGGCCACCGACGAGACGGCGGTGCTGCCTCCTGTCGTGCCGGGCGCGGCGGACGAGACGGCGGTGCTGCCTCCTGTCGTGCCGGGTGCCGCGGACGAGACCGCCGTGCTGCCGCCCGTCGCGCCGGGGGCCGCTGACGAGACGGGCGTGTTGCCGCCTGTGCCGGGGGAGGACCCCGCGGACCGGGTGCCGCCGGGGTTCTTCCGGGAGGAGCAGTCGCGGCCCGACGGGGCCGAGGACCGGACGCGTGAGATGCCTCAGGTCGACGAGACCGGGGCGCCGCGGCGACGGGCCCGGTCGGACTGGGCCGAGGAGACTCCGCTGGACGACCTGCCGTCGCTGGCGGACGAGTTGCTGGGCCCGCGGGACCGGGACGGCGACGAGTTCGGCGACGGGCGTGGTCGGCGCGGCCGGGGGCGTCGGGGCTGAGGCCGGTTGCGGGGCGGCGTTGTCAGTGCCGCACCGCACAATGGAATCCGCGACCCCGACCGTATGGAATCCGCGACCCCGACCATCACGAAAGGGCGGCGTGAGGCATGACCGTCTGGGACGACCTCGTCGGACAGGAGAAGGTGAGTGAGCAGCTGACCGCTGCCGCTCGTGACGCCGACGCGTTCGTCACCGCCGCCGCTTCCGACACCCCGCCGCCCGCCGCGTCGAAGATGACGCACGCGTGGCTGTTCACCGGCCCGCCGGGCGCGGGGCGTACGCAGGCCGCGCGCGCCTTCGCCGCGGCGTTGCAGTGCGTGAGCCCGGACCGGGCGCTGGGCGGGGTCCCCGGGTGCGGGTTCTGCGACGGATGCCATACGGCCCTCGTGGGCACGCATGCCGACGTCTCCACCGTCGCCGCCGTCGGCACGCAGATCCTCGCCGACGACATGCGGGACACCGTCCGGAAGTCCTTCACGTCCCCGGCGAACGGCCGCTGGCAGGTGATCCTCGTCGAGGACGCCGAGCGGCTGAACGAGAAGTCGGCCAACGCCGTGCTGAAGGCGGTCGAGGAGCCCGCGCCCCGCACGGTCTGGCTCCTGTGCGCCCCCTCCATCGAGGACGTCCTCCCCACCATCCGCTCCCGCTGCCGGCACCTCAACCTGCGGACGCCGTCCGTGGACGCCGTCGCCGACCTTCTCGTACGACGTGAAGGCATCGAGCCCGCCGTGGCGGCGGCCGTCGCCCGGGCCACGCAAGGGCATGTCGACCGGGCCCGCCGACTGGCCACGGACCCGGCCGCGCGGGAGCGCAGGACCGCCGTGCTGAAGCTTCCCCTGCGTGTGGACGACGTCGGCGGCTGCCTCAAGGCCGCGCAGGAACTCGTCGACGCCGCCGCCGAGGACGCCAAGCTGCTCGCCGAGGAGATGGACGGCAAGGAGACCGAGGAGCTGAAGGCGGCGCTGGGCGCGGCCCAGGGCGGGCGGCTGCCGCGCGGCACGGCGGGCGTGATGAAGGACCTGGAGGACAAGCAGAAGCGCCGCAGAACCCGGACCCAGCGCGACAGCCTCGACGTCGCGCTGACCGACCTCACCGGCTTCTACCGCGATGTCCTCGCCCTCCAGCTCGGCTCGCGCGTGGCCATCGCCAACGCGGACGCGGAGGACGCCCTGGAGCGGCTCGCCCGCGGCAGCTCCCCGGAGGCCACCCTCCGCCGCATCGAGGCGATCGCCGCCTGCCGCGACGCCCTGGACCGCAATGTGGCGCCGCTGCTCGCGGTGGAGGCGATGACGATGGCGCTGCGCGCCGGCTGACCGGCCGCCGCACGCATCATCACGCGACGATCAACGGGAGGTTGACCAGGTAACTCGTACGAGCCGGATTGTGCACGGAGAGCATTCATGTCACTGCGCACAGTTACGCTCACATGATGCACATCAGGCGCAGTCCCCGCTCCGCAGACCCGCTCGCCCGGCCCCTTCGGCCACGCCGCCACCGGCGTACCCGCACCGGCGGTGCCGTGCTCGCCGTCGCCGCGCTGCTCGTCTCCGCCTGCTCCTCCGGGAGCGCGACCGGCTCCCCGAGCTCGGCCGCGGAGGCGGCGCTGGCCGCGCTGCCGAAGGCCACGCCGGCCGCGCTCACGGCGTACTACGAGCAGAAGCTGAGCTGGCGCGGCTGCGGTGTCCCCGGCTTCCAGTGCGCCACCATGAGGGCGCCGCTCGACTACGACAAGCCGGACGCCGGTGACGTCCGCCTCGCCGTCGCCCGCAAGAAGGCCACCGGCCCCGGCAAGGCGCTCGGCTCGCTGCTGGTGAACCCGGGCGGGCCG includes:
- a CDS encoding serine/threonine-protein kinase — protein: MSGETPDHGEGRVVGGRYRLLRTLGAGGMGRVWLAYDDELACEVALKEIALPDVPMDASEPAQRIARARSEARHAARLRGHRHVATVHDVVVHEGLPWIVMEYVPDAVDLQAVVRSSGPLPPVQAARVGLAVLDALTAGHRIGILHRDVKPANILLGSDASGDPYARVLLTDYGIALQPESREPRLTATAGILGTPGYLAPERARGEPPTPAADLFSLGATLYWAVEGHGPFDRHGEYATLTALLGEEPTPPVRAGELAPVLQGLLVKDPVRRSSPEAVARGLERVVRGASPGWPAAAGEAGAGVGAGSAAGFGAPPGFGPPAGGFGAGEGADVQPVGSGAAPGGGLIDGPPPGYVASTSPGWGGGADGGGGGGGAGPGTPGAPRTPGTPQTPGTPQTPGTPGGGFTPGAPPSSGGVFTPGAPQTPHTPGAASGSGGAATPGGAAGAAYDPWRQAAAPQRPSSPSPEPGNPYAQGPYASGGPAPYGPYAGGGAPSPYGSSATPPYAGASTPPHAGGPTPPYAGNPAVAASPTQPYLGGTSGAGWGTGGPGMPGAGPPSGGKKRLALVALVVAAVLVVAGGTWLAVSLTQDSGGGDTNNTANKPPTSSVPKSSPPPTGPVLPYGDVVGLSEPLETGDCVQAVWSGTPFKSEPNLGVVDCAEDWPDGQVVAVDTATDYADARAEGGRRCANQTRAVVDALPDAALYAVVPTKAGFTAANSGTACLVLGRHAAIGGEVGRLRDEGTRLWVGQMSTGDCWIYEERDDGYDAPLTDCVKPHTDQVIGAVQAPEEMTYEKGRDNATKLCRNKFESTWAPGSERTVYGWVADDEDWNKGFKKAVCTVSRTDGEKTTGKIPAPGAV
- the topA gene encoding type I DNA topoisomerase encodes the protein MSPTSETAHGGRRLVIVESPAKAKTIKGYLGPGYVVEASVGHIRDLPNGAAEVPEKYTGEVRRLGVDVEHDFEPIYVVNADKKAQVKKLKDLLKDSDELFLATDEDREGEAIAWHLLEVLKPKVPVKRMVFHEITKDAIRAAVANPRDLNQRMVDAQETRRILDRLYGYEVSPVLWKKVMPRLSAGRVQSVATRLVVERERERIAFRSAEYWDLTGTFGTGRAGDPSDPSTLVARLQTVDGKRVAQGRDFDSLGQIKGANTLHLDEANARALAAALENTDFAVRSVESKPYRRSPYAPFRTTTLQQEASRKLGFGAKATMQVAQKLYENGYITYMRTDSTTLSDTAVAAARAQVTQLYGADYLPSAPRTYAGKVKNAQEAHEAIRPSGDRFRTPAETGLTGDQFKLYELIWKRTVASQMKDATGNSVTVKIGGTAADGRDVEFSASGKTITFHGFLKAYVEGADDPNAELDDRERRLPQVSEGDRLSAEEITVDGHATKPPARYTEASLVKELEEREIGRPSTYASIIGTILDRGYVFKKGTALVPSFLSFAVVNLLEKHFGRLVDYDFTAKMEDDLDRIARGEAQSVPWLKRFYFGEGTPESGGAAEAGNGDGDHLGGLKELVTDLGAIDAREVSSFPVGNGIVLRVGRYGPYIERGEKDAEGHQRADVPEDLAPDELSVEYAEELLAKPSGDFELGADPVSGNQIIARAGRYGPYVTEVLPEGTPKTGKNAVKPRTASLFKSMSLDTVTLEDALKLMSLPRVVGVDAEGQEITAQNGRYGPYLKKGTDSRSLTSEEQLFTITLEEALAIYAQPKQRGRAAAKPPLKELGTDPVSEKPVVVKDGRFGPYVTDGETNATLRSGDSVEDITPERGYELLAEKRAKAPAKKTAKKAPAKKTAAKKATPAKKTAAKKTAAKKTTTAAKKTTAKKAAASKTASED
- the tmk gene encoding dTMP kinase, whose protein sequence is MTRAEQPTAHHPAPDDALAADSRERAVRALLRQPQLKRLWSAQLVGGVGDALALLVVVVLALQAAIAEGSFGGGYRGVAFAVATVFGVRILATLLFGAVLLGPLTSLTAQEGPLDRRWTMVGADGVRAALLIVAPLWIDWTPENALAMLLVTAFVTGVAERFWSVCRESAAPALLPAPPPEGATVRPLPDHLDALRRLSLRTSFVAIPLAAAALVTAALVNNLLGAGIDWFDQHQAALASYVAAGLFAASLSVLTFLELPDTRTPRARSPLEGLRRPKTGAGVDKGRTGVLPLLVLASAAVAGAVAAAVAVSVLHAKDLGGGPVTYGLLVLALTGGVVVGIRTAPKVLVSLSRRRLLALAIAFTGVALLAAGLVPDVTTVLLIVVLAGIGAGVAANTGHALLDQETEDYRRPRTTEHLHAVVRVFVALGAVIAPLVAALIGPHRLESGKFVFAHGGAAFTLMLVGALLLPVAALVLAKVDDRSGVPLRHDLRDALLGGDDPVTAPMATGFFIALEGGDGAGKSTQAEALAEWIRAKGHEVVVTREPGATPVGKRLRSILLDVSSAGLSHRAEALLYAADRAEHVDTVVRPALERGAVVISDRYIDSSVAYQGAGRDLSPTEIARINRWATDGLVPHLTVLLDVSPEIARERFTEAPDRLESEPAEFHARVRSGFLTLAAADPGRYLVVDAGQEPEAVTTVVRHRLDQMLPLSEQEIREQEEARRKAEEEARRKAEEEAARKAEEERLERERQEQLERLRAEEEERKRRELEEAQRREAERQAEEARLRAEEARKRAEEERQRLLAEEKARAEEEARRKAEEERRRKQAEEEARLHAEAEARRLEKQRKAEEALLRAEEARRLAEQAYAAAEAGPKKPTPPAVAPDAATVPTPVVTPTNASGGPVEETAVLRKVSEGADADGDAGEGRGSEGRGSGGRAAEGRGAAGRGSEGRVPDNEVTAELPKPPPASATDETAVLPPVVPGAADETAVLPPVVPGAADETAVLPPVAPGAADETGVLPPVPGEDPADRVPPGFFREEQSRPDGAEDRTREMPQVDETGAPRRRARSDWAEETPLDDLPSLADELLGPRDRDGDEFGDGRGRRGRGRRG
- a CDS encoding DNA polymerase III subunit delta' — encoded protein: MTVWDDLVGQEKVSEQLTAAARDADAFVTAAASDTPPPAASKMTHAWLFTGPPGAGRTQAARAFAAALQCVSPDRALGGVPGCGFCDGCHTALVGTHADVSTVAAVGTQILADDMRDTVRKSFTSPANGRWQVILVEDAERLNEKSANAVLKAVEEPAPRTVWLLCAPSIEDVLPTIRSRCRHLNLRTPSVDAVADLLVRREGIEPAVAAAVARATQGHVDRARRLATDPAARERRTAVLKLPLRVDDVGGCLKAAQELVDAAAEDAKLLAEEMDGKETEELKAALGAAQGGRLPRGTAGVMKDLEDKQKRRRTRTQRDSLDVALTDLTGFYRDVLALQLGSRVAIANADAEDALERLARGSSPEATLRRIEAIAACRDALDRNVAPLLAVEAMTMALRAG